Genomic segment of Streptomyces zhihengii:
GACCGCGGCGCGGCGATCTCCTTCACGCTCGGCGACATCCACCCGCACGACGTGGGCCAGGTGCTGGACGAGCAGGGCATCGCCGTCCGCGTGGGACACCACTGCGCGCGGCCGGTCTGCCTGCGCTACGGAATTCCCGCGACCACGCGAGCGTCGTTCTATCTGTACTCCACGCCGGCAGAGGTCGATGCTCTGGTCGACGGCCTGGAGCACGTCCGTAACTTCTTCGGATGAGGGGCTGACGACGCGTGAAGCTGGATTCGATGTACCAGGACGTCATCCTGGACCACTACAAGCACCCCCACGGGCGGGGCTTGCGGGACGGTGACGCCGAGGTGCACCACGTCAACCCGACGTGCGGCGACGAGATCACGCTCCGGGTGCGGTACGACGGCTCGCGCATCGCGGACGTGTCGTACGAGGGGCAGGGCTGCTCGATCAGCCAGGCCTCCGCCTCGGTCCTGAACGAACTGCTGGTGGGCAAGGAACTCGCCGAGGCGCAGAAGATCCAGGGCACCTTCCTGGAGCTGATGCAGTCCAAGGGGCAGATCGAGCCCGACGACGCCATGGAGGAGGTGCTGGAGGACGCGGTCGCGTTCGCCGGCGTCTCCAAGTACCCGGCCCGTGTGAAGTGCGCCCTGCTGAGCTGGATGGCCTGGAAGGACGCGACCGCACAGGCACTGGCCGGCGGCACCGACGCCGAGAGGAAGACGGCATGACCGAGAACGCCGGGGCGGCCCTGAAGCCGGCCTCCGAGGAAGAAGTCCGTGAGGCGCTGTACGACGTCGTCGACCCCGAGCTGGGCATCGACGTCGTCAACCTGGGCCTCATCTACGGCATCCACATCGACGACTCCAACGTCGCGACCCTGGACATGACGCTGACGTCGGCGGCCTGCCCGCTGACCGACGTGATCGAGGACCAGGCGAAGGCCGCGACCGACGGCATCGTCAACGAGCTGAAGATCAACTGGGTCTGGATGCCGCCGTGGGGCCCGGACAAGATCACGGACGACGGACGCGAGCAGCTCCGCGCGCTCGGCTTCAACGTCTGAGCCGGTCCCGCACCGGACCCGGCAGCACCGAACGGCCATGCCCGTCAGGCACACTGACGGGCATGGCCGTTTCCCTTTACCAGATCGCGATCGACTGTCATGACGCCCCGGCGCTCGCCCGGTTCTGGACGCAGGTGCTGGACTGGAAGGTCCTCTACGAGGACTCCGCCGAGATCGTCATCGGCGCGGACGCCGCCGCGCTGCCCGGCATCTGCTTCCTCACCGTCCCCGAGGACCGCACCGTCAAGAACCGCCTCCACCTCGACCTGAGCCCGGACGACCAGGCCGCCGAGGTCGCCCGCATCCTCGCCCTCGGTGCCACCCGTACCGATGTGGGCCAGGGCGAGGACGTGACCTGGGTGGTGCTCGCCGACCCGGAGGGCAACGAGTTCTGCGTGCTGCGGCCGAAGAAGACGCTGCTGGACTGAGCCCTCGCGGCGCGGCGGGGGCGGGTGGCGCGGGCGCGAGCCCGGGCGGGTCGTCGCGTCCCGGTCGGGACGGCCCGCCCCGGGCCGTGAGGACGGTCCGGGCGGCGGTCGCCCGGGCCCGCCGCCCCGGACCGCGCCCGGGGTCGTGTCAGGCCGGGCCGTCGTGGGCGAAGATCGCGTCGTGGGCGCTGAGGGCGGCCCTGACGCGGACCACGTCGGAGCCCGAGGTGGCGTCCAGGCCGGTGGCGTCCGCGGCGCGGCGCAGCCGGTAGTCCACCGTGTTCGGGTGGATCCGCAGGTGCTCGGCGGTGCGCTGCCGGCTGAGCCCGCACTGGAGGAACGTCCGCAGCGTGCCCAGCAGTTCGGGCCGGTCGGCGAGCGGGCGGACCAGTTCGGCGAGCGCGTCGCGGGCCGGGCCCGGCCGCATGAGCTGGTACTCCAGCAGCACGTCCGAGAGCCGGTGGACGCCGGGGCCCCGGCCCGAGGCGATCGCCACCGCGCGGATCTCGTGCACCAGCCCGGCCGCCGCGGCGACCTGCTCGGGCGCGGCGGCGGTCACACCCGCCACGATCTCCACCCCGGCGACCCGGCTCATGTGGGAGACCACACCCGCCAGCCAGTTCCAGTCGTCCTCGGTCACCTTCTCGGCCGGGACGCGGCGGGGGACGAGCACGATCCCGCCGTCGGCGCCCAGCGCGGAGAGCACGGGCGCGCCGACATGGCGTTCCAGTTCGACGCGCAGGCGTCTGCGCTTGCGCTTGACGGCGATCAGCGGGCTCACCCCGTCGGCCCGCTCGTCCGGGTGGGGCCCGACGGAGAGGCCGAGCACCAGGTAGCAGGGCGGCAGGTCGAAGCCCCAGTGGGCGCTCCTGGTCCGCACGTCGTCGCCGTCGAGCAGCGCCGTCAGCACCGCCTGCCGGGCCGACTGCTCCTCGCTGGCCGCCGCCTGCCGCTCGGTGAAGTACCCGGCCACCACGGTGGCGGTCATCTGCTCCAGGAAGCGGAGCACCAGCAGCCCGGCCTCCTGCACGGCCGCCAGATCGTCCGGCCCGGCGTGGGGCGCCATCCGCTCCAGGCACTCCTGGGCGCCCACGTGGTACGCGCGGATCACCGACTCCACCGGCACGCCCTCCTCGGCCCGCTTCGCGGCCGACTGGCGGAGCACCTGCAACTGGGCGTCGTCCGGCAGCTCACCGGTGCGCAGCACGGTCGCGCAGCTCCGGATGGCCTGCTCGACGACCCGGCGGATGTCGTTGCGCAGTTCCTCGTCGGGGAGGGTGCCGTAGACCGGGACATGGTCGACGAGCCGCTCCAGCACCGCCGAGGAGAGTTCGCGCAGGGAGCCGGCGAGCCGCTGGTGCAGAGGCACGCCGCCGTAGGCAGGCGGCACATAGCTGGCACTGTCCACGGGGCGACCTCGACACCTCAGAACTTACTTGCGGGTAACCAAGGTCGCCGCAGGAGGCACGGAGTGTCAAGCATGAGCACCGGGCTCGGGGTGGTGCGCCGCCGGCACACCCGCGGCCTCGGCGAGGGCCGGCCCGAGATTCTCCTTGCGCATCCGCTGGTCGACGTAGAGCAGGGCGAGGACCAGCGGCGGGAAGACCGCCGTCACCGCCTGGCCGATGAAACCGCCGAGCAGCACGAAGGCGAACGTGACCACGGCGACCGTGATCGCCGTGCCGCTCCCGGACGAGCCGTCCGACAGCGAGGCGGGCCCCGCGGGGAGCAGGCTCAGCAACTGGAGCGGCAACTGGACGAGGTACGCGGTCGCCGCCGCCATCACGAAGGCCAGCAGCGAGACACCGAAGACCCGCCACCAGGCGCCGCGCACCAGCTCCGCCGAGCGGGACAGCGAGCGGACGACGCCCTGGCGCTCGAAGATCGCGACCGCGGGCGCCAGCGAGAACCGCACCCACAGCCAGACCGCCGGCGGGCCGGTGAGCAGCACGCCGAGCAGGCCGCCGAGGAAGATCCAGCCGAACCCGGGCGCGCCGTCGGACAGCAGCGAGATGAACGCGAAGATCATGCCGAAGAAGGTCACGGCCAGCAGTACCAGCGGGACGGCCGCGATCAGCCCGCAGAGCAGCAGGCTGCCCAGCACCGCCCACACCCTCGGCAGCACCCGCCGCCACAGCGTCCCGAACGAGCAGGGCCGACCGAGCACCGCGTCCTGGAGGACCGCCGGACAGGCCGCGTTGACCAGGGCCCCCGCCACCAGCATCACGACGACACCGGCGAGGTAGACGCCGCCGAAGGCGGAGAGCAGCGGCCACAGCTCGTCGGCGCCGGCGGACTCCGGGGCATCGGCGATGTGCTCGATGTCGTGGGCGAACACCGCGTACGCCATGGCCAGCGCGGCGCCGAACAGTGCCACCGCCCCGCCGTAGGCCACGGCGGTGAAGCCCAGCAGCTGCTTCCAGTGCCGCCCGAGCGTCGCGAACGCCCCGCCGAGGACGCCGCCGACGCCGAGCGGGGGAGCCAGCGGGATCACCCCCGGCTTCGGCGGCACGGGCGGCGGCGCCCACCCGCCGCTCCAGCCGGAGGAAGGGCCCGGAAAGGGCGGGTGGGCGTAGGTCATCTCTGGTTCCCCCGATGCCGGACGACGGCGAACGGCGGTCACCGGGTCGGCGCCGCCGGACGAACAAGGTAGCGACCGCCGCGCGCCCGTCCGAACCCGCCCCCCGCCCCTTACCTGCGGGGAAGCGCCGGGACGAACGCGCCGGGGCCGGCAGCTTGGGGCGCGATCCGCTGGGCGGGCGGGCGGTCAGCCGGTCGGGGCGGTCGAGCGGTTGGCCGGTCGAGCCGGTCGGGGCGACCCTGGTCTCTCCCCCGCAGGGGCCTGCCCGGCGGTCACCGCGCTCCCGGGCGCGGGCCCGGCCCACGCCTGCCGTCCCCGCGCCGCCTGCCGCCCCGCCCTCCCGGCCCCTCGCACCCCTCTTGCTCCTCGCGCCCCTCCGGCCCCGCGGCGTCCCGCCGCCGACGCGGCGCGACCGGGAGGTGAGACCGGTTGGCCCGGGTGCGGCCCCGGCGGTTAGGTTTCCTGTCATGACTGACTCGTCCGACAGCACCACCGCTCAGCGCACCACCGGCGCCGTGGCCGCCGGTCTCGCCACCCTCTCCGCCGAGGGCGTCGTCCTCGACACCTGGTACCCCGCTCCCGCGCTCGCCGCGGAGCCCGGCCCCGCCGGCACCGAGCGGCTGACGGCCGAGCAGGCCGTCGGGCTCCTCGGCGAAGGCGCCGCCAAGGCCGTCGGCCCGGACGCCCGCCGGGGCGTCGAGGTCGTCGCCGTCCGCACCGTCATCGCGTCCCTCGACGACAAGCCGCTCGACGCCCACGACGCGTACCTGCGTCTGCACCTGCTCTCGCACCGGCTGGTCAAGCCGCACGGGCAGAACCTCGACGGGCTGTTCGGCCTCCTCGCCAACGTCGCCTGGACCAGCCTCGGTCCGGTCGCCGTGGACACCCTGGAGACCGTGCGGCTCAACGCCCGCGCCGAGGGCCTGCACCTCCAGGTGACCTCCGTGGACAAGTTCCCCCGGATGACGGACTACGTCGCCCCCAAGGGCGTGCGCATCGCCGACGCCGACCGCGTCCGCCTCGGCGCGCACCTCGCCGAGGGCACCACCGTCATGCACGAGGGCTTCGTCAACTTCAACGCGGGCACCCTCGGCACCTCCATGGTCGAGGGGCGCATCTCCGCGGGCGTCGTCGTGGGCGACGGTTCGGACATCGGCGGCGGCGCGTCCACCATGGGCACGCTGTCCGGCGGCGGCAACGTCCGCATCGTGATCGGCGAGCGCTGCCTCGTCGGCGCGGAGGCGGGCGTCGGTATCGCCCTCGGCGACGAGTGCGTCGTCGAGGCCGGCCTCTACGTCACCGCCGGCACCCGGGTCACCATGCCCGACGGCCAGGTCGTCAAGGCCCGCGAGCTGTCCGGCGCGAGCAACATCCTCTTCCGCCGCAACTCCGTGACGGGCACGGTCGAGGCCCGCCCGAACAACGCGGTGTGGGGCGGCCTCAACGAGGTGCTGCACAGCCACAACTGATCGCGGGCGGCCGTGCTCTGCGGCCGCCTCACCGATCAACGCCCTGACCTGCTGCCGAGCTGTCGGCAGCCGTCGACGTCGGGTCAACGCCGAGCGCCCTTCCACGGACCGGGAGGGCGCTCGTGCGTCGACGGAAGGGCACGTGATCTCCGTACCCGAGCACGTGCCGCACCCCGGACCGGGGGTCAGTCCGTGCTCGGGGCCGTGAGGTCCACCCATATCCACGGCTCGCGGTGCCACGCACGCACTTCCCCTACGACGAGGTCGACCGTCACGCCCACAGGCGGCAACTCCCGGGCGAGTCGCGCCACTCCCGGTTCGCTGCTCCGGCGAATCATGTCCAGCGAGGCGCCCACGGGTTCGTAGCCGTCGAGTTCCGCCGTGAGGCCCCACGGCTGGTGACCGGTGATCACCGCTTGGACGGCTTCGCCCTGACGGAGTTCGCTGAGGGGACGTCTCGCCTTGTCTGCCATGACGGCATCATCCCTCCTCGACCCACCACCTTTCCCGGCTCCCACCCCGTCCACCAGCGCCCCCGACGTGACCGGCGGGCGCGGGAGCGTTTCGTCCGCACGGCGGGGCCGTAGCCCTGTGTTCGCTGCCGGGCGGCCCCTTCCGGCGGCGCGCTGCGCGCATGCAGGCAGGGGAGAGACCTCACCGGGGTGGTGGCCGGCCGACGGAAGGCGTCTGCTTGGATGCCGCAGGTGACGACGAATGCCTTCGCCGCCCGTGCGGACGACGCCGATGGCGACCGACTGAAGGCCCTGCTGGAACGTGCGGCCACGGGCCGGGACGGTCAGGCGTGGAGCGACCTCTGGACGGAGCTGTACCACAACGGTTCTCTGGACGTGGCTCATCCGCTGGTGCTGCACACGCTGGCGGACATGGCGGAGGCGGACGAGGCCGACGTGGCGGCTCCGGCCCTCCATCTGGCAGGCGCCCTGCTCGTGCAGGCCGATCAGCGGTACGAGAACCGGAACCTGCGGCGCGAGTACGCCCCTGACGTCGCCCGGCTCCTGGGTGCCGCGAACCGGTGGCGGCAGCTCTCCACCGCCGGGAGCGACTACTGCCCTCTGATCGAGGCGGTCCTCAACCTGGAAGGAGACATCCTCTGGGCAGAGGCCCTGTTCGAGGGCATCCTCAGCGAGGAGTACGAGCTCGAGTGCCCCGACCCCGACGGGTGCGCTCCGGTCTGGGTGGTTCTCGGAGAGCGGGGCTTCTTCAGTACGGCGGAGGACTACGCCCTCTCCGACGACGAGATCGAGACCTTTCCGCTCCACCCCGCCGACCCCCGCGCGCTGGACGGGCTCGGCAGGCGTCTTCACGACCTCGCCCTGCGGGACGGATACGACGACGTGGCGCTTGTCCTGCGCCATGTGTTCGGCGACGCGACCTGTCCCGTGTGCCGTCGGAGATTCTCCGTGGCCGGGCAGATCGCCGGCCTCGGCTGAACCCCCATCGTGTGACTCTGCGTAACCTCTGGCCCGTCTATCGGATAGTCAGGGCGACGCAGAGCCGTACGGCTCTGTCCGGACGGGCGGATGAGGCGAGGATTCAGATGAAGACCAGGCCTGCTGTTCTCACGACGGGCGCGCTGTGCGCGCTGCTCGCGGTGCCGGTGCAGACGGGGGTGGCGCAGGCGGACGAGACGCATCAGAACTCGCACAACGGGTCGCAGTTCAGTCTCGTCCGCACGGGGCAGATCGACGATCCGATGGAGGACGTGCTGGAGCACGCGGCGATCCTGGGCAGCGGGACGACGACCAGCGACGGCGGCGAATGACCGGTTCCGGTACGGCGTGGCAGGGGCCCGCCCGGAGGTCCGGGCGGGCCCGTGTGCGGTCGGCGGGGGTCAGGACGGGTTGAGGGTCCACTTCTGGTTGGCGGCGCCGGTGCAGCTCCAGATCTGGGCGCGGGTGCCGTCGGCGGAGGAATTGCCGGTGGCGTCCAGGCATTTGCCGGCCGCGGTGTTGACGACGTCGTGGGTGGCCGGGTTGTAGGACCACTGCTGCGCGCCCGTGCCGTTGCAGGTCCAGAGCTGGACGGGCGCGCCGTTCGCGGTGGAGGCGCCGCTCACGTCGAGGCACTTGCCGAGGGCGCGGACGGTGCCGTCCGTGCCCGCCGTCCAGCGCTGGGCCGTGCTGCCGTTGCAGGCGTACAGCTGGACGGCGGTGCCGTCGGCGGTCGCGCCGCCGGCGACGTCCAGGCACTTGCCCGCCAGGCCGGTGAGCGTGCCGGTGGTCCCGCCGCCGCCTCCGCTGCCGGGCGTGCCGGCCCAGGTGAAGGTGGCGGTGGTGCGGGCGGGCAGGGTGTAGGTGAAGGACTGGTTTCCCCAGTTCACCCGGACCGACTGGGCGGAGGTGCCGCCGTTGTGGGCGATGAGCGCCTTCGAGCCGTCGGGGTTGCGCCAGGCGACGTTCTGCACGGTCCCGTTGGCGGTGGAGGCGATGCGGTACGCGCCGGGCCGGACGAACTTGGTCAGGTGGCCCGTCGTGTAGTACTCGACCGTGTAGTCGACCTGACCGGCCCGCGCGCCGCCCTCCTGCACGGTGATCAGTCCGGTGCAGGTGCCGCACCCGCCGTTGTGGGGGCCCATGTTCTGGTTGAGCGCCAGGCTCCACTTGACCAGGCTGCTGCTCCAGTTGCGGGCGTAGCCGACGATGTCGGCCATGTCCTCGTTGTGCTGGTTGCCGATCCAGGTGCCGCCGGAGTGCTCGGTGCTGAACTGCTTCACCGACGGGTACTGGTCGTGCACCTGGGTGCCGACCGCCGGGTCGCCGAAGTAGCCGTGCCAGGCGATGCCGCCGAACAGCGGGTCGTTGCGCACGCCCGCGTCGTTCAGGATCGGCGCGCCGAAGTTCGCGTAGTCGCCGTAGTTCCAGTCGTGCACCAGGATCTTGGTGGTGATCCCCGCGGCGCGGAAGGCGGGGTAGACGTGGTTCTTGGTGAACTCGACCAGCCCGGACGGGTTCCAGCTCATGCCGGGGTAGTTCATCGCGGTGGGGTTGCCGGCCTGGCAGCAGTTGGGCTCGTTCTGGACCGACAGGTAGTCGACCTTCACCCCGGCCGCCTGGTAGCTCTGCACGTACTTGACCAGGTACTGGGCGTACAGCGGGTAGTACTCCCACTTCAGCCAGCCCATCTGGTCCATCCGGCCGTTGTCCTTCATCCAGCCGGGCGCGCTCCACGGCACGCCCTTCACCCGCAGGGCCGGGTTGAGCTGGCGGGCCTGCGAGGTCAGCAGGCGCACGTTCGTGTCGTAGCCGTTCGCGCCGAAGTCGTTGAGGTCGCAGCAGGTGTCGTCGAGCGAGACGTGGCCCGGCCGGGACAGGTCGGAGGCCCCGATGGGGTTGCGCACGAAGGACAGGCCGATGCCGTCGGTGGGGGAGAACAGCTTGCGCATCACCGCGTCCCGTGTCGCGGCCGAGACGGCTCCGCCGCGCAGCAGATGGGCGGTGGTGTCCGTGATGGAGGCCCCGCCGCCCTCGAACTGCTGGTAGGTGGTGTTCTCGTCCACCGTGACGGTGTGGTTCGCCGAGCCGCCGGCGGGGCCGAAGGCGATCGGGGCCTGCTGGGCGAGTCCGCGGGTGACGGTACGGCCGCCGGAGTCGGAGGTGGTGGTCAGCCAGACGTCGACCCGTTCGCCGGCCGCCTGCGCGGTGCCGGGACCGGCCATGACCAGGCACCCGGCGACGAGGGCGGTGGCGGTGAGGGAGGTGAGGGACCGGCGTACGGCGGGGCCCGGGCGGCGTCGCTCCCGGGTGCCGGGCGGCCGGCCCGCCGGGCGCCGTACCGAGGTGATCACACGCCTAATTGCGTCATGCACCTGACACTCCTTTGTGTGCCGGACCGGGCCGTTCCCGTGGGGGGTGCCCGGGCGGGGCCGAGGGGAGGGCGCGTCAAAGTCCTGAAGGCGCGCGAGCACCCGAGCCCTGGACGGGGGACTTTTCTCAAGCCATGAAGTTAAGAGGGGGGCCTCGGTGCGTCAACCCTCGGCGCAGAAGTTGCCCGCGGGTGCCCGCCGCGCGTTCCGGACGCGGCGAGTGCCCCGGCGATCGTTCAGGAGTTGAAGGGGGAGGGGTCGGGAAGGGCGCGGCTCGCGGGCTCCCGGCCGCCTGCGGCGAGACGCTCCCAGGCCGCGACCAGCCGCTCGGTCGTCGGGGTGTCCGCCGCCTGGAGCGGCTCGCGCACCGGACCGGCCGGCCGGCCGAGCGCGCCCAGCAGCGCCTTCGCCGTGACCGTGCCGGGCAGGCCCGCCGCCATCATCTCCCGCACCAGCGGCAGGGTCCGCTGGTGCAGGCGCAGGGCGCGGGCGTTGTCACCGGCCTCGTGCGCGTCGAGGATCTCCCGCAGCGGACCCGCGGCCACGTTGGCGACCGTGGAGACGAACCCCGCGCCGCCGACCGCCCGGAGCGGCAGGTTCAGCTCCTCGCACCCGGAGTAGTAAGCCAGGTCGCTCTCCGCGATGACCCGTGCGCTGCCCATCAGGTCGTACGCGCAGTCCTTCACGGCGACGATCCGCGGGTGCCCGGCGAGCCGCAGCATCGTGTCCGGCTCGATGCGGGTGCCGGTGCGGCCGGGGATGTCGTACAGCATCACCGGGAGGCCGCAGCCGTCCGCGATCCGCCGGAAGTGCGCCTCGACGGCGGGCTGCGGCGGGCGGCTGTAGTACGGGGTGACCGCGAGGACCCCGGCGGCCCCGGCCTCCTCGGCGGCCCGGGCCAGCGCGACGCTGTGCCGGGTGTCCGCCGTGCCGACGCCCGCGACGACCGGGACGCGGTCGCCCACGGCCTCGACGACCGCGCGGATCAGGGCGGACTTCTCCGCGTCGGTCGTGGTGGGCGACTCGCCGGTGGTGCCGGAGAGCACCAGTCCGTCGCAGCCCTCGTCGACCAGTAGGGCGGCGAGCTTCCGCGCGCCCCCGGTGTCGAGGGCTCCGTCGTCGGTGAAGGGCGTGACCATCGCGCACAGGGCGCGGCCGAAAGGGTGCGAAGTGGGCATGGCAGCAGTCTGCTCGCCCCGACCGCGCAGCTCCAGTTACACCTTCTGGGGTCGACGATGAAGCAACGCTGTGCGATGGGCGGTGCCGGGCGGCCTGCGACGGGCCGCCCGGCACCGCGCCGGCTCACGGGCGGAAGCGCAGCACCTGCGGGTCGTGGTCGCTGTTCTGGTCCGCGAACTCCGCGTTGATGTGCACGCTGTCGTACGTGAAGCCGGTGATCGAAGGGCTGGTCAGGATCTGGTCCAGCACCTGGCTGTTGCCGTCGTAGATGTACGAGTAGCGCTCGGAGCGCGGCAGGGAGGTGATCGCCGCGCGCAGGGCGCCGTCCGCGGTGAGGGCCTTCGTGGTGCCGGAGAACTCGAAGTCGTTGATGTCGCCGACGACGAGGACGTCCGCCCGGCGGTCGGCCTTCAGCACGTCCTTGACGAAGGCGTTGACCGACTGGGCCTGGAGCAGCCGCTTGGCCTCGGAGGAACGGTTCGGCGGCTGGTGGTGCGAGGCCAGGGACTCGTCGCCGCCCTTCGAGCCGAAGTGGTTGGCGATCACGACGACCGGACGGCCCCGGAAGGAGAACTCGCCGGCCAGCGGCTTGCGGCTGCTCTCCCAGGCCGCGTTCGCCGGGTCGATCCTGCCGGGCGAGTGGGTGAGGGCCGCGCGGCCCCGCTCGCGGACCACGCCCGTGGCGGTCGTCGCGTCACCGGCGCCCCGGTCGGTGAAGGAGACGCGCTCCGGGTTGAACAGGAACACCTGGCGGATGTTGCCGCCGGGCTCGCCGCCGTCCTTGTTGTTCTCCGGGTCCACCGAGCGCCACTCGTACGCCGGTCCGCCCGCGGCCTTGATCGCTTCCGTGAACTTCGCGACCGTCTGCCCGGCCGCGACCGTGCCGTCGTTCTTCGCCCCGTTGTCGTCCTGGATCTCCTCCAGCGCGAGGATGTCGGGGGAGGCGAGGTTCTCCACCACGCCCCTCGCCAGCGCGTCGAACTTCTCCTGCGGGTCGGACGGGTCCAGGTTCTCGACGTTGTACGTGGCCACGGCCAGTTCGCCGGAACGCTGCGGACGGGTGCGCTCGCGCTCCAGGCCGCAGTCCACGACCGTGCCGAGGGCGCGCGCGGTCAGGGTGTAGCCGCCGTACTGGTTGAAGTCGAGCGGTCCCTCGGTGACGCCGGCGAGGACGTCGCCCACGTTCGCGGACGGGAAGGGCTGCTCGGCGAGCGGGGTCAGCGACTGCACCTTGAGGCGGCCGGTGTTCTGCGCCGTGTAGGAGCCGTAGACCGTGCCGCCGCGCAGGTTGGGGTGCTCCCACGGCTTGACCGTGACCCACAGTTCCGCGTGCGCGTTGGTCGCCCCGACCACCCGGGAGGTGCCGACGCGGATGTTGGTGCCCTCCAGGGACTCCCAGTAGTCCAGCGCGTAGGTGCGGGGCCGCAGCGGGAGGCCGTTGATGCTGCCCCCGGCCGCCGCGTCGCCCTCGGGCGCGTACGCCGACGGCACGGACCAGGCGGAGACGGTGACGGGCGCGGGCACCGCGTTGCCCTGCGAGACGACCGTCACCGCCGGCTTGGCTATCTGGGTCAGCGACTGGTTGCCGGAGGCCGCACCGCCCGGCACGTACTCGCCGACCGTGCCCGAGACCAGCACCCGGTCGCCGACGGCGACCGTGGGCACCGAGCCCGTGTAGACGAAGACGCCCTCGGAGGTCGCCGGGTCGCCGTCGCCCTCCGGGTCCTGGAACCAGAAGCCCCGCGAGCCGTACGTCCGCACACCCGTCACGATGCCCGGCACGTCGGCGACCTGGCCGCCCGCGAGCGGCGACAGGCGGGTGGTGCCCTGGATGTCGTGGATGCGCACCGGGTCGCCCTCGGCGGCCCCGGCGGGAGTGGAGCCGGCGAGCAGACCCGCGGCGAGGGCGGCGGCGACCAGCGTCGCGACGGCGGGTGTTCTCGGTACGGCGGAGGAAGGCATCACGGTACTCCGGGAGGTCGGGGTGAGGGTGGTGCGCCCGGTACCGCACACGGACCGGGCAGGTTCTACGCGCGTCAATCTCTTGTCTGGGCAGGGCACTTGTCAAGGGTGCGCAGATGTACGACGGCCCAAGCCCCGGTGAACCCCGCGGGCGCTGCCCGCGGCCCGCCGGACGAATCCCCGGGCGGCGGCCGGGGCCACCCGATTACGTCTACGCTGGGAGGCGCCCGCCGCCGCGCACCAGGCGCGGGCGTCCGTAGACACGCGGAGGAGAACCGCCAGATGCCCGAAGACCGTCCCACCCTTCCGCCGGTCCTGCTGCCACCGGAGGCGGAACTGGCGCGGGCGGCCCTCGCCGCGCCGCTGCTGGCCCGGGCCGTGCGGCTCGCGCGCTGGGCGGGGCCGGAGACCCGGGTCGGCGCGGGCGGCGAACTGGTCACGGAGCAACTCGGCGCGGCGGCACGGGAGCTGGGCCTGCCCGACGGGCCCGACGACGACGGCCCCGCCTACGCGGGCGAGGCCTGGCGGGTCGCCGTGGAAACCGGCCTGGTCGAGGTCGAGGACCCGCAGGACGACGCGGCGGGGACACCGGACGACGACGAGGGCACCGCCCCGGGCGACGACGAGGACGCCGGCGGCGCGGTCGCCGGCGACAACCTCGCCCTCGTCACCAAGGGATCGCCGCAGGACGTGCTCGGCCTGTGGCTCGACGCGCTCGACGTCGTCCTCGCCGACGCCGCCGCACCCGTCATCGACGACCTCCACGACGTCATCGGCGAGGACGGCGGGATCGACTTCGACGCCCTCGACTGGGACCCGGAGGCGGAGGCCGAGTTCCTGGAGGGCGTGCTCGGCAACCTGTACCTGCTGACCGTCACCGAGGCCGGCCCCGGCGACCAGCCCGTCCCGCTGCCCGTGCTGGCCGCCTCCATGGTGGTCCCCGACGACATGGGCGAGCCCACGGACGACGTGCTGGAGCAGGTCTCCGAGGCGATGATGCGCCTCGACGACCAGTTCCGGCTGCTGGAGCCGGTCGGCCTGGTCGACTACCAGCCCGTCGACGAGGCGCTGATGGTCGAGGAGGGCGAGGAGCAGGAGCCGGCCGCCGTCGACGACGAGGACGTCTCCCGCTACGGGCTCGTGCGGCTCACGCCCCTCGGCCTGTTCGGCATCCGCTCCCGGATGCTGGAGGCCGGCGTGGCCGCTCCCGCCGTGGGCGACCTCGCGGACAAGGGCGCCGACGTGCTCCTCGGCGGCCTCACCGGCTACCCCGAACCGGCCGCGCGCGCCGAGACCCTCCAGTGGCTCGCCCCGCGCACCCCGGCCGACGCCGCCCGCGAACTGCTCGCCGCCGCCCGCGGCGGCGACCGGGACGCGCCGCTGCGGCGGCTCCACTGCCAGCAGGCGCTCGC
This window contains:
- the dapA gene encoding 4-hydroxy-tetrahydrodipicolinate synthase, encoding MPTSHPFGRALCAMVTPFTDDGALDTGGARKLAALLVDEGCDGLVLSGTTGESPTTTDAEKSALIRAVVEAVGDRVPVVAGVGTADTRHSVALARAAEEAGAAGVLAVTPYYSRPPQPAVEAHFRRIADGCGLPVMLYDIPGRTGTRIEPDTMLRLAGHPRIVAVKDCAYDLMGSARVIAESDLAYYSGCEELNLPLRAVGGAGFVSTVANVAAGPLREILDAHEAGDNARALRLHQRTLPLVREMMAAGLPGTVTAKALLGALGRPAGPVREPLQAADTPTTERLVAAWERLAAGGREPASRALPDPSPFNS
- a CDS encoding endonuclease/exonuclease/phosphatase family protein yields the protein MPSSAVPRTPAVATLVAAALAAGLLAGSTPAGAAEGDPVRIHDIQGTTRLSPLAGGQVADVPGIVTGVRTYGSRGFWFQDPEGDGDPATSEGVFVYTGSVPTVAVGDRVLVSGTVGEYVPGGAASGNQSLTQIAKPAVTVVSQGNAVPAPVTVSAWSVPSAYAPEGDAAAGGSINGLPLRPRTYALDYWESLEGTNIRVGTSRVVGATNAHAELWVTVKPWEHPNLRGGTVYGSYTAQNTGRLKVQSLTPLAEQPFPSANVGDVLAGVTEGPLDFNQYGGYTLTARALGTVVDCGLERERTRPQRSGELAVATYNVENLDPSDPQEKFDALARGVVENLASPDILALEEIQDDNGAKNDGTVAAGQTVAKFTEAIKAAGGPAYEWRSVDPENNKDGGEPGGNIRQVFLFNPERVSFTDRGAGDATTATGVVRERGRAALTHSPGRIDPANAAWESSRKPLAGEFSFRGRPVVVIANHFGSKGGDESLASHHQPPNRSSEAKRLLQAQSVNAFVKDVLKADRRADVLVVGDINDFEFSGTTKALTADGALRAAITSLPRSERYSYIYDGNSQVLDQILTSPSITGFTYDSVHINAEFADQNSDHDPQVLRFRP